From Thalassotalea euphylliae, the proteins below share one genomic window:
- a CDS encoding 2OG-Fe(II) oxygenase, which yields MTSLTINPTLTETELQALQEEFSEQGIVRIFDFLSVESIEPLARCLSQDLNFTNAFFLDQQNREGSDEQIAQLNNQQRRELYQGIYKLAAQGQGFLYGRHKVEDSSPELLKAALELINGETCLSTIKRITDNHAITHADGQATRYRVGDFLTRHVDNLPGETRKYAYVLGLSPNWHPDWGGLLQMFEIDGTPTKAFMPVFNSLTLFDVNKVHSVTSIAPFSPRSRYSITGWFRT from the coding sequence TTGACAAGCTTAACCATCAACCCCACCTTAACAGAAACTGAGCTTCAGGCTTTACAAGAAGAATTTAGCGAGCAGGGGATTGTTCGCATTTTTGATTTTCTAAGTGTAGAGAGTATAGAGCCTCTCGCACGTTGTTTAAGTCAAGATCTTAACTTTACCAATGCCTTTTTTCTTGATCAGCAAAATCGTGAGGGCAGTGACGAACAAATTGCTCAGCTAAACAATCAACAGCGTCGGGAATTATACCAAGGTATCTACAAGTTAGCGGCGCAGGGACAGGGTTTTTTATATGGTCGCCATAAAGTTGAAGATTCCTCGCCTGAGTTGTTAAAGGCTGCACTTGAGCTTATTAACGGTGAAACATGTCTGTCGACTATTAAACGCATCACAGATAATCACGCTATAACACATGCGGATGGTCAAGCAACGCGATACCGCGTTGGTGATTTTTTAACAAGGCATGTCGACAACCTACCTGGCGAAACGCGAAAGTACGCTTATGTCTTAGGATTAAGTCCAAACTGGCACCCTGATTGGGGGGGCTTATTGCAAATGTTTGAAATTGACGGCACCCCCACTAAAGCTTTTATGCCAGTATTTAACTCGTTAACGTTATTCGATGTAAACAAGGTGCATTCGGTAACTTCTATCGCTCCTTTTTCACCTCGCAGTCGCTATTCAATTACCGGTTGGTTTCGCACTTAA
- a CDS encoding 2OG-Fe(II) oxygenase, whose protein sequence is MNLSYLPMSKASQPLLALAAEHPPKYLIDFFRDNHFVKVKGALNAETAAVIDQHISQQVDWNLVFNHQGQHQDLNARAVDTWTAEQKADLQTIVNTQASSGFQYLYENIPLYDIYHSNLLPGHFFNQIIEFLNTESTLNFFRELLSAPQISFADAQITRFGAGHFLNVHDDNVVDKNRVAAFVINLTKEWRPDWGGALHMLDEQGNITNSFVPSFNEINIFKIPIDHYVGYVSPFAMQKRVSITGWLRTGENPKS, encoded by the coding sequence ATGAATTTATCATACCTGCCAATGAGTAAAGCATCTCAGCCATTGTTAGCATTAGCAGCTGAGCACCCTCCTAAATATTTGATTGATTTCTTTAGGGACAATCATTTTGTTAAAGTAAAGGGGGCGTTAAACGCTGAAACTGCTGCCGTTATTGATCAGCATATTAGCCAGCAAGTCGATTGGAATTTAGTATTTAATCACCAAGGTCAACATCAAGATTTAAACGCGCGAGCGGTCGATACGTGGACTGCTGAGCAAAAAGCAGATTTACAAACGATCGTTAATACCCAAGCTAGTAGCGGTTTCCAATACCTTTATGAAAATATTCCACTTTACGATATTTATCATAGTAACTTGCTACCGGGTCACTTCTTTAATCAGATCATTGAGTTCTTAAATACTGAATCAACACTTAACTTTTTTCGGGAGCTCTTATCGGCACCCCAAATTAGTTTTGCAGATGCGCAAATTACGCGCTTTGGTGCCGGCCATTTTTTAAATGTTCATGATGACAACGTCGTGGACAAAAATCGCGTTGCGGCATTTGTCATAAACTTAACTAAGGAATGGCGACCTGATTGGGGCGGGGCATTACATATGCTTGATGAGCAAGGCAACATTACCAATAGCTTTGTGCCTAGCTTCAATGAAATTAATATTTTTAAAATCCCAATTGACCACTACGTCGGCTATGTTAGCCCCTTTGCCATGCAAAAGCGTGTGTCGATTACCGGCTGGTTGCGCACTGGCGAAAACCCAAAATCGTAA
- a CDS encoding tetratricopeptide repeat-containing sulfotransferase family protein, giving the protein MKTINTIKKAEQAHRNGKLDEAEVFYRQALAKEQAIDAIYGLATLKMQQNSLTDAYALFEQALSIEPFALDINFNYLLCLKQGRELAKASTLLVKLKDHICQDSQMVAPFAQAAFEIGAFSQVIDIISGSKHFASQESLLFLLIQAYMAVQHWPSAIEYLQQLRQKHPDNAQLMSLLAQCYGQTLNFNLAMPLFERLVTQNASADNLLRYADLCLLAQDKPKAELLMIQLDAKTNGDSSIEKSSFHQHLLTVKIKLARLNHDKLNAIKLALELLTLEPTNSLAWQVVYELGSEVEREKVAVELPGIIELCKKDGFDYRQNLYTLAKVYEGREAYDLAFNCFEQANQSQQANLAKQAGAPFDFASLSANYTKLVSIKYPKANAHLCSTKVTEQAPSNVFIVGMPRSGTTLVNRLLCQAPHVSSVNESNGIAASFETILNQKTLSELPSFLSENSSKFVSEYHSHLPHLPPETKMIVDKMPHNFRFVGAILTTFPDAKVVQMRRQPQDLALSIFSQQFNDYHNYACDLEAIAHAIFQANKLMDFWAMNFPQQVIDLSYEQLVSAPEEKAQEIYKFLSLDWQPSYLDFYQQAVPSFTFSEVQVRKPINRSKIGFARHYHAQLANFREIYSNLSR; this is encoded by the coding sequence ATGAAGACTATCAATACTATAAAAAAAGCAGAACAAGCTCATCGAAACGGAAAGCTCGACGAAGCAGAAGTTTTCTACCGTCAAGCATTGGCAAAGGAGCAAGCGATTGACGCCATCTACGGTTTGGCAACACTGAAAATGCAACAAAACTCGTTAACTGATGCCTACGCTTTATTTGAACAAGCGTTGAGCATCGAGCCATTTGCTCTCGATATTAATTTCAATTACCTACTTTGCCTGAAACAAGGGCGAGAATTAGCAAAAGCTTCTACCTTGCTGGTTAAACTAAAAGACCACATTTGCCAAGATAGTCAAATGGTTGCCCCTTTCGCTCAAGCAGCTTTTGAAATTGGCGCATTCTCGCAAGTCATCGACATTATCTCTGGCAGCAAGCATTTTGCGAGCCAAGAAAGCTTGTTATTTCTATTGATTCAAGCATATATGGCCGTTCAACACTGGCCTTCAGCGATCGAATACTTGCAGCAGTTAAGACAAAAGCACCCTGACAATGCGCAGCTAATGAGCTTACTGGCCCAGTGCTATGGGCAAACACTCAACTTTAACCTAGCAATGCCGCTATTCGAGCGGCTAGTTACTCAAAACGCTTCTGCCGATAACCTGTTGCGATATGCCGATTTGTGCCTGCTTGCTCAAGACAAGCCAAAAGCAGAGCTACTGATGATTCAGCTTGACGCAAAAACAAATGGTGATTCATCAATAGAGAAAAGCAGTTTTCACCAACATTTACTCACCGTAAAAATCAAACTGGCTAGACTAAATCACGACAAGCTTAATGCCATTAAACTTGCGCTTGAGTTGCTCACACTTGAGCCTACTAATTCCCTTGCTTGGCAGGTAGTGTATGAGCTTGGTAGTGAAGTTGAACGCGAAAAAGTAGCCGTAGAACTTCCCGGTATTATTGAGCTTTGCAAAAAGGATGGCTTTGACTATCGTCAAAACCTTTACACTTTGGCGAAAGTCTATGAGGGCCGGGAAGCGTATGATTTGGCATTTAACTGCTTTGAGCAAGCAAACCAAAGTCAACAGGCGAATTTAGCAAAACAAGCAGGTGCGCCATTTGATTTCGCCTCGCTCTCAGCTAACTACACTAAACTCGTCAGCATAAAATACCCTAAAGCAAATGCTCACCTTTGCAGTACAAAAGTCACAGAGCAAGCCCCGAGTAATGTGTTTATTGTTGGCATGCCCCGCTCAGGCACTACCTTGGTAAACCGGTTACTCTGTCAGGCTCCACACGTAAGCAGTGTTAATGAGAGTAACGGTATCGCCGCTAGCTTCGAAACTATACTCAATCAAAAAACCTTATCTGAGCTGCCTTCTTTTTTGAGCGAAAATAGCAGCAAGTTTGTTAGTGAATACCATAGCCATTTACCTCACTTGCCACCAGAAACCAAGATGATTGTGGATAAAATGCCACACAACTTTCGTTTTGTTGGGGCAATTTTAACGACTTTTCCTGACGCTAAAGTTGTCCAGATGCGGCGTCAACCTCAAGACTTAGCGCTTTCTATTTTCAGCCAGCAGTTTAACGATTATCACAACTACGCATGTGATTTAGAAGCTATCGCTCACGCGATATTTCAAGCGAATAAATTGATGGACTTTTGGGCAATGAACTTTCCACAGCAAGTAATTGATCTCAGTTATGAACAGTTAGTGAGCGCCCCCGAAGAAAAAGCGCAAGAGATATATAAGTTCTTATCACTTGACTGGCAGCCCAGTTACCTCGACTTCTATCAACAAGCCGTCCCGAGTTTTACCTTTAGTGAAGTACAGGTGAGGAAGCCAATTAATCGCAGTAAAATTGGCTTTGCTCGACACTACCACGCTCAGCTAGCCAACTTTAGGGAAATTTACAGTAACTTATCTAGGTAA
- a CDS encoding aspartyl/asparaginyl beta-hydroxylase domain-containing protein yields MTNLEVIDNLIDKGEHQKGFQLLQQFVEENPEHTDQAYRLAVLSEQLGSHEETKAAYINCLRVAKNNVLCYLYAGTYFINHDEARLGLAVLVKGHQLDGRLTMLYRYPQVAEQTKQRSYQADIALRDYFTNEHQRSIGEAPELSRVYQAIWPQTHNQAFEFLTDQQRPHLFYLPSISARPFWPASDTMDAELVAQGFDDIHSEFNKLTDKIDSLGEPYLAEQYKQQGFEQLAGSKNWTALHLYKDGALNTELAALLPKTLALLDRLPLYRLGDTPFEVFYSVLKAGQHITPHYGLSNHSLTVHLPLVVPGDGYLKVADEKQAWQVGELIAFDDSYIHEATNASDEDRIVLIFSVWHPELSLTERKAIQQSFEWRKSLLQDNQNYLDKLL; encoded by the coding sequence ATGACAAACCTTGAAGTGATCGATAATTTAATCGATAAAGGGGAGCATCAAAAAGGTTTTCAGTTGTTGCAGCAATTCGTTGAAGAAAACCCTGAGCATACTGATCAGGCTTATCGCTTAGCCGTGCTATCAGAGCAACTAGGCAGCCACGAAGAGACGAAAGCTGCGTATATCAATTGCCTACGGGTCGCAAAAAACAATGTGCTTTGCTACTTGTATGCCGGTACATATTTTATCAATCACGATGAAGCTCGCCTTGGCTTAGCTGTGCTTGTGAAAGGGCATCAATTAGATGGGCGCTTGACAATGTTATACCGTTATCCACAAGTTGCGGAGCAAACCAAACAAAGGTCTTATCAAGCCGATATTGCGCTAAGAGATTACTTCACTAATGAGCATCAGCGCAGTATCGGAGAAGCGCCTGAATTGAGTCGAGTGTACCAAGCGATATGGCCGCAGACCCATAACCAGGCCTTTGAATTTCTCACCGATCAGCAACGCCCGCATTTATTTTATTTACCCTCAATCAGTGCACGTCCGTTTTGGCCAGCCAGTGATACCATGGATGCTGAATTGGTCGCACAAGGTTTCGATGATATTCACAGTGAGTTCAACAAATTAACTGATAAAATTGACAGCCTAGGAGAGCCTTATTTGGCTGAGCAGTATAAGCAACAGGGATTTGAACAGCTAGCGGGCAGTAAAAACTGGACTGCTCTGCACCTTTATAAAGATGGCGCCTTAAACACAGAACTGGCTGCGTTGTTACCCAAAACGCTAGCGCTACTTGATCGCTTACCACTTTATCGGTTAGGTGATACACCGTTTGAAGTGTTTTATTCAGTACTCAAAGCTGGGCAACATATTACGCCACACTACGGATTGTCTAATCACAGTTTAACGGTACATCTGCCATTAGTGGTGCCAGGTGACGGCTACCTAAAAGTAGCCGACGAAAAACAAGCCTGGCAAGTCGGAGAGTTAATTGCTTTTGACGATTCATATATCCACGAAGCGACCAATGCAAGTGATGAAGATCGCATTGTGTTAATTTTTTCCGTGTGGCACCCAGAGCTTAGTTTGACTGAGCGCAAAGCCATTCAGCAAAGCTTCGAATGGCGAAAGTCGCTTTTACAAGATAACCAAAATTACCTAGATAAGTTACTGTAA
- a CDS encoding class I SAM-dependent methyltransferase, which yields MSNEQEAWHQYWQQGNQQSCVASSSEQALVEQLWLDWQASLPSQAKVLDLATGNGAVISSLLKASYSVDNQYIGVDYTSADNTPVSNKTNVSFVGGVDLAKLPQDTQSMDAVTSQFGFEYAAIDKTISQVVRVLKNTGQLQFIVHHSEGEIVRANRLRYREIEFLLAPEAPLEKAKHLVDQKISIDELEAAGQAYLRLHQGNLTASISGQVFETINQVVLAVNSGRYQQAKALNGSLLGKLSAEYTRLNQLIKVAKDERQIIEIVDKFKALGVSCRYQSILTNDSLTFAWLIDGVKNDKP from the coding sequence ATGAGCAATGAACAAGAAGCATGGCATCAATATTGGCAGCAAGGAAATCAACAAAGTTGCGTTGCCAGCAGCAGTGAGCAAGCGTTAGTTGAACAATTATGGTTAGACTGGCAAGCCAGTCTGCCAAGTCAGGCGAAAGTTCTCGATCTCGCCACTGGTAATGGTGCGGTTATTTCAAGCTTACTCAAGGCCTCGTATAGCGTCGACAACCAATATATTGGCGTTGATTACACCAGTGCCGACAATACGCCTGTCAGCAATAAAACGAATGTATCTTTTGTTGGTGGTGTCGACCTTGCCAAATTGCCCCAAGACACTCAGTCAATGGATGCTGTTACCAGCCAGTTTGGATTTGAATATGCCGCGATAGACAAGACAATTTCTCAAGTGGTTCGGGTACTCAAAAATACTGGCCAGCTACAGTTTATTGTCCATCATAGCGAAGGCGAGATTGTTCGCGCTAATCGCCTTCGCTATCGAGAAATAGAATTTCTGCTTGCACCAGAAGCTCCTTTGGAAAAAGCAAAGCACCTTGTTGATCAGAAGATATCAATTGATGAACTTGAAGCTGCTGGTCAAGCCTACCTTCGCCTGCATCAAGGTAACCTAACAGCAAGCATTTCAGGGCAAGTTTTTGAGACGATTAACCAAGTTGTTTTAGCTGTTAATAGCGGGCGTTATCAGCAGGCCAAAGCGCTTAACGGCAGTTTGTTGGGCAAGCTTTCTGCGGAATACACACGCTTAAACCAACTCATCAAAGTGGCAAAAGATGAGCGTCAAATTATTGAGATAGTTGACAAGTTTAAGGCATTAGGTGTTAGCTGCCGCTACCAGAGTATTTTAACCAACGATTCACTAACCTTTGCTTGGCTGATTGATGGAGTAAAAAATGACAAACCTTGA
- a CDS encoding tetratricopeptide repeat protein yields MLQRGEQQEVIRQTNGLLKRYPNQPDIYHLLAIAYKQLDHFENAKQSFEHCLAIDSKQPQVLNNYANLLAANQQPFEAEQLYQQATSLDKTFTDAWKNLAIVLLAQRKLGEAMKAIDVALRLVANNTSVLTVKADIYRVQENFPNAIEQYQKVLQINPNYVNALHNLGLTYKLMEQHEHAFACFTKARELAPQISQVDFNMANTLFEQGKYEQAEQFYWSALNKKPSDVEVHQTLNEFYWQRNHKEKFGHSFKLAIEHLPKNMEIRHAYAEAMFDAKLYQEAEQIIDTAKAIQVTSPLLHTEGKIRGVKQQNSEAIALFEQAIAQNFTLDLALDLVNVCIVNADYEKALYYIAQAELREPYHQLLLAYKSTCWRLQADDRYQWLVDYDKFVKPYQISTPNGYQSLNDFLAELKSVLLSMHQLDQAPLKQTLKHGTQTPGRLLHKKHPVIGKLKQALTQVVKEHIASLPDDKTHPLLARKSSNFTFAGSWSVKLKSNGFHVNHVHPAGWLSSAFYVSLPELSGANQLENAGAIKFGETSMQLGEREQIAKIIQPSAGTLALFPSYVWHGTVPFHGDESEFRLTSPFDVVPL; encoded by the coding sequence ATGCTTCAACGCGGTGAGCAGCAAGAGGTGATTAGGCAAACTAATGGTCTGCTCAAACGTTACCCGAATCAGCCAGATATTTATCATTTACTTGCCATCGCCTATAAACAGCTTGATCATTTCGAAAATGCAAAACAGAGCTTTGAGCATTGTCTGGCGATTGATAGTAAGCAGCCACAGGTTTTAAATAACTACGCAAATTTACTTGCGGCTAATCAACAACCGTTTGAGGCTGAACAGCTTTATCAACAAGCGACGAGTCTAGATAAAACATTTACAGATGCGTGGAAGAATTTAGCCATAGTGTTATTGGCCCAACGCAAACTTGGTGAAGCAATGAAAGCCATCGACGTTGCTTTAAGACTAGTGGCAAACAATACCTCTGTGTTAACGGTTAAAGCGGACATCTATCGAGTACAAGAAAACTTCCCCAATGCGATTGAGCAGTATCAGAAAGTGCTGCAAATTAACCCGAATTATGTCAATGCACTGCACAATTTAGGTCTGACTTATAAATTGATGGAACAACATGAGCACGCCTTCGCTTGTTTCACCAAAGCCAGAGAATTGGCACCTCAAATCAGCCAAGTAGATTTTAATATGGCGAATACCCTGTTTGAACAAGGAAAATACGAGCAGGCAGAGCAATTTTATTGGAGTGCGTTAAACAAGAAGCCGAGTGATGTCGAAGTCCATCAAACACTCAATGAGTTTTATTGGCAGCGCAACCACAAGGAAAAATTTGGTCATAGCTTTAAATTGGCGATCGAGCACTTACCTAAAAACATGGAAATACGTCATGCGTATGCGGAAGCGATGTTTGACGCTAAGTTGTATCAAGAGGCCGAACAAATTATAGATACGGCAAAGGCTATTCAAGTGACCAGTCCACTGTTGCATACTGAGGGGAAAATCCGTGGAGTCAAACAGCAAAACAGTGAGGCGATAGCATTATTTGAGCAAGCGATAGCGCAGAATTTTACACTCGATTTAGCGCTCGATTTAGTCAATGTTTGTATCGTCAATGCTGATTATGAGAAAGCGCTTTATTATATTGCGCAAGCAGAGCTTAGGGAGCCATATCACCAGTTATTATTGGCTTATAAGAGCACCTGTTGGCGACTACAAGCGGATGATCGTTACCAGTGGCTAGTTGACTACGACAAGTTCGTTAAACCTTATCAGATATCGACGCCCAACGGTTATCAGTCTTTAAATGACTTTTTAGCGGAGCTCAAGTCAGTGTTACTGTCGATGCACCAATTAGATCAAGCGCCGCTTAAACAAACGCTAAAACACGGTACCCAAACGCCAGGTCGACTATTACATAAAAAACACCCCGTGATTGGCAAGTTAAAACAAGCACTGACTCAAGTAGTTAAGGAGCATATCGCTTCTTTGCCTGACGACAAGACCCATCCTTTATTGGCGAGGAAATCATCTAACTTTACGTTTGCGGGATCTTGGTCTGTGAAACTTAAATCCAACGGCTTTCATGTTAATCACGTCCATCCTGCGGGCTGGTTGAGCTCTGCGTTTTACGTATCATTACCTGAGCTTTCAGGTGCTAACCAGCTGGAAAATGCTGGGGCGATTAAATTCGGTGAAACTTCAATGCAATTAGGGGAACGAGAGCAAATAGCAAAAATTATTCAACCTTCAGCTGGCACTTTAGCGCTTTTTCCTTCTTATGTATGGCACGGTACGGTGCCGTTTCATGGCGATGAAAGTGAATTTCGCCTGACTTCGCCATTTGATGTCGTGCCACTATAA
- a CDS encoding TonB-dependent receptor domain-containing protein — MYQNNKLTRAVRLAIAAGAATTAMAMPASVAFAEEAAEEGVERIQVTGSRIKRQELTAVTPIIEVDAQEFAISGNLNVEQKLAELPSTLPSFGPSSNNPGDGTATVDLRGLGTSRTLVMVNGRRWIPARQDGVVDLNTIPASLIENVEIITGGASAVYGSDALGGVVNFNMKDDFEGVEFSTLYDITDEGDAEKFNLDMTMGGNFADDRGNAVVYLGYSKREALFQGERDFSSVALTESGDELVAGGSSGVPGTRIFGGPTLADGTVLGTFGPNGEGLPWVEPSSRFNYAPDNFLQLPQERYSASAFAHFYVTDEHRIYTEVSYIRNEVPQELAPTPAFTTIEINPNSAFFSPEVQQAFLNSGDLNDNGNYEAFIGRRMVENGSRQSIDTRDAFRILLGVDGYINDDWSYDVFYSRSMLDQTNLLNNDVSASRFIQAALTNDAGTECQDTSGGCVPINIFGAGNISQAAVDFVNVGASNVTNVTQEVFMANVAGTTPWTLPGAQEPIGLVFGYEKRQDESSFRPDEFLASGDVLGFNAGEATVGSYSSDEFFTEISIPVLSGKEFAEDLSLWGAARFADYSNIGNVESFAAAVNWAPTEWISTRIGYQQAVRAPNVAELFQGAANGFPGATDPCASNGFQAGVTDVALCEATGVPAGMVGNFEQANAQIEGSFGGNVDLQEETSDTFTVGVVVQPMDGLDFTLDYFSIEIEDAIASFGVNNTLNVCYNVAQDINDVTCQNISRRTDGNVSLVKSLNENIGLIETSGIDFNITYNTEFDFGLFGNGSSLNVQFRSTFLDKYESTPIAALPDQINKCDGYFGNTCGAPRPEFQSNTRINWTTGDLTLSALVRYIGETEDDQISEGTATADELVVPELDSKIYLDLSAAYVVSDALKVNFGVKNILDEEPQLLGDSQQQANTFPEVYDVFGPRFFLSGTYTFN, encoded by the coding sequence ATGTATCAAAATAATAAGCTTACACGTGCTGTAAGACTTGCTATTGCTGCCGGTGCGGCAACAACGGCAATGGCAATGCCTGCCTCAGTAGCTTTTGCTGAAGAAGCTGCTGAAGAAGGTGTAGAACGCATTCAAGTAACTGGTTCTCGTATTAAGCGTCAAGAATTAACGGCGGTAACGCCTATCATCGAAGTTGACGCACAAGAGTTTGCTATTTCAGGTAACCTTAACGTTGAGCAAAAGCTAGCTGAGTTACCTTCAACACTTCCTTCATTCGGTCCTAGCTCAAACAACCCAGGTGATGGTACAGCAACAGTTGATTTACGTGGTTTAGGCACTTCACGTACATTGGTTATGGTTAATGGCCGTCGCTGGATTCCAGCTCGCCAAGATGGTGTTGTTGACTTAAACACTATCCCAGCGTCATTGATCGAAAATGTTGAAATCATCACAGGTGGTGCTTCTGCGGTATACGGTTCAGATGCATTAGGTGGTGTTGTTAACTTCAACATGAAAGATGATTTCGAAGGCGTTGAATTCTCAACGCTATACGACATTACTGACGAAGGTGACGCAGAGAAGTTCAACCTAGATATGACTATGGGTGGTAACTTTGCTGATGACCGCGGTAACGCAGTTGTTTACTTAGGTTACTCAAAGCGTGAAGCGTTATTCCAAGGCGAACGTGATTTCTCAAGTGTTGCACTAACAGAAAGCGGCGACGAGCTAGTAGCAGGTGGTTCATCAGGTGTTCCTGGTACACGTATTTTCGGTGGCCCGACATTAGCTGATGGTACTGTATTAGGTACGTTTGGCCCTAACGGTGAAGGTTTACCATGGGTTGAGCCAAGCTCACGCTTTAACTACGCGCCAGATAACTTCTTACAATTACCACAAGAACGTTACTCTGCAAGTGCTTTCGCTCACTTCTACGTAACTGACGAGCACCGCATTTACACCGAAGTTTCTTACATTCGTAACGAAGTTCCACAAGAACTTGCGCCTACTCCGGCATTTACTACGATTGAAATTAACCCGAACAGTGCTTTCTTCTCACCAGAAGTTCAACAAGCGTTCTTGAACAGTGGTGACCTAAACGACAACGGTAACTACGAAGCGTTTATCGGCCGTCGTATGGTAGAAAATGGTTCACGTCAATCAATCGATACACGTGATGCATTCCGTATTCTATTAGGTGTTGACGGTTACATTAACGACGATTGGTCATACGATGTATTCTACAGCCGCTCAATGCTTGACCAAACTAACTTATTAAACAACGACGTTTCAGCGTCTCGCTTTATCCAAGCAGCGCTGACAAATGACGCCGGTACTGAGTGTCAAGACACTTCAGGTGGCTGTGTACCAATTAACATCTTTGGTGCAGGTAACATCTCACAAGCAGCTGTTGACTTTGTAAACGTTGGTGCGTCAAACGTTACTAACGTGACACAAGAAGTCTTTATGGCTAACGTTGCTGGTACTACACCTTGGACATTACCAGGTGCGCAAGAGCCAATCGGTTTAGTATTCGGTTATGAGAAGCGTCAAGATGAGTCTTCTTTCCGTCCAGATGAGTTCCTAGCGTCAGGTGACGTATTAGGTTTCAACGCTGGTGAAGCAACAGTAGGTAGCTACTCTTCTGATGAATTCTTTACAGAGATTTCAATTCCTGTACTTTCAGGTAAAGAGTTTGCTGAAGACTTAAGCCTATGGGGTGCGGCACGTTTCGCTGATTACTCTAACATTGGTAACGTTGAGTCTTTCGCGGCAGCAGTTAACTGGGCTCCAACAGAGTGGATTTCTACTCGAATTGGTTACCAACAAGCGGTTCGTGCGCCAAACGTAGCTGAGCTTTTCCAAGGTGCTGCTAACGGCTTCCCAGGTGCGACTGACCCATGTGCTAGCAACGGTTTCCAAGCTGGTGTTACTGACGTAGCGCTTTGTGAAGCTACTGGTGTTCCAGCAGGAATGGTAGGTAACTTCGAACAAGCAAATGCGCAAATCGAAGGTTCATTTGGTGGTAACGTTGATCTTCAAGAAGAAACATCAGATACCTTCACTGTCGGTGTTGTAGTTCAACCGATGGACGGTCTAGATTTTACTCTTGATTACTTCTCAATCGAAATTGAAGACGCAATCGCATCTTTTGGTGTAAACAACACACTTAACGTTTGTTACAACGTTGCTCAAGACATTAATGACGTAACGTGTCAAAATATCTCTCGTCGTACCGACGGTAACGTTTCACTTGTTAAGTCACTTAACGAAAACATTGGTTTGATCGAAACTTCAGGTATCGACTTCAACATTACCTACAACACAGAGTTTGATTTTGGTTTATTCGGTAATGGTTCAAGCTTAAACGTTCAGTTCCGCTCTACGTTCTTAGATAAGTATGAAAGTACACCAATTGCCGCGTTACCTGACCAAATCAACAAATGTGACGGTTACTTCGGTAACACATGTGGCGCGCCACGCCCAGAGTTCCAATCTAATACGCGTATCAACTGGACAACGGGTGATCTAACGCTATCTGCATTAGTTCGCTACATCGGTGAAACAGAAGATGATCAAATCTCTGAAGGCACTGCAACAGCTGACGAGTTAGTAGTACCAGAGTTAGACTCTAAGATTTACTTAGATCTTTCTGCGGCATACGTAGTAAGCGATGCGTTGAAAGTGAACTTTGGTGTTAAGAACATTCTTGATGAAGAACCACAACTACTTGGTGATTCACAGCAACAAGCTAACACTTTCCCAGAAGTATACGACGTATTCGGTCCACGCTTCTTCCTAAGCGGTACTTACACATTTAACTAA